Proteins co-encoded in one Phycodurus eques isolate BA_2022a chromosome 14, UOR_Pequ_1.1, whole genome shotgun sequence genomic window:
- the dio2 gene encoding type II iodothyronine deiodinase: protein MGMASEDLLVTLQILPGFFSNCLFLALYDSMVLVKRIVSLLSCSRSAGSGEWRRMLTTAGLRSIWNSFLLDAYKKVKLGCEAPNSKVVKVSGSPQWINKVQTIPNEQQGARVRNRDECRLLDFESSDRPLVVNFGSVTUPPFISHLPAFRRLVEDFSDVADFLLVYIDEAHPSDGWVAPPMGPCSFNVRKHQSLEERLGAARKLIDHFSLPPQCQLVADCMDNNANVAYGVSNERVCIVQHRKVSYLGGKGPFFYNLKDVRQWLEQSYGKR, encoded by the exons ATGGGGATGGCCAGCGAAGATCTGCTAGTGACACTCCAAATATTACCTGGTTTCTTTTCAAACTGTCTCTTCCTGGCGCTGTACGACTCCATGGTGCTCGTGAAGCGCATTGTTTCGCTTTTGAGTTGCTCCAGGTCCGCCGGCTCGGGAGAGTGGCGTCGCATGTTGACGACGGCGGGGCTCCGCTCCATCTGGAATAGTTTCTTGCTGGACGCCTACAAAAAG GTCAAACTTGGCTGTGAGGCACCTAACTCCAAAGTTGTGAAGGTGTCGGGTAGTCCTCAGTGGATCAACAAGGTTCAGACTATACCTAATGAGCAACAAGGAGCAAGGGTCCGAAATCGGGATGAATGCCGACTCCTGGATTTTGAGTCATCCGATCGCCCTCTGGTGGTCAACTTTGGCTCAGTCACATGACCCCCCTTCATCAGCCACCTGCCAGCTTTCCGGCGGTTGGTGGAAGACTTTAGTGATGTTGCTGACTTTCTGCTGGTGTACATTGATGAGGCTCATCCATCTGACGGTTGGGTGGCCCCACCTATGGGCCCTTGCTCTTTCAATGTACGGAAGCATCAGAGTTTAGAAGAAAGGCTGGGAGCGGCACGCAAACTAATTGATCACTTTTCTCTGCCACCACAGTGTCAGCTGGTAGCTGACTGTATGGACAACAATGCTAATGTGGCTTACGGTGTGTCCAATGAACGCGTGTGTATAGTACAACACAGAAAGGTTAGCTATCTGGGTGGCAAGGGGCCTTTTTTTTACAATCTGAAGGATGTGAGGCAGTGGCTGGAACAAAGCTACGGTAAACGGTAG